A genomic region of Miscanthus floridulus cultivar M001 chromosome 3, ASM1932011v1, whole genome shotgun sequence contains the following coding sequences:
- the LOC136547495 gene encoding acid phosphatase 1-like isoform X2 — MAAHSMMTTTARLATLAVALVLPWLEAAAGAPWFWPPISGDDPYCLTWRVMVEANNAKGWRTVPAQCVGYVRGYMAWGQYYRDVGAVAEEAAAYAAQVAPPAGGDDGRDAWVLDVDDTCLSNQPYYQVKQFGAWASRAICPGIPAMQWLFQTLRSRGFRVFLVTGRDEETLGSCTAANLAAAGFSGYDRLIMRGALYRGQSSVAFKSAVRRQLVEEQGYRIRGNVGDQWSDLQGDCAGDRVFKMPNPMYFVP; from the exons ATGGCGGCGCACTCGATGATGACGACAACCGCTCGCCTCGCGACGCTGGCCGTCGCCTTGGTCCTGCCGTGGCTGGAGGCCGCCGCGGGGGCGCCGTGGTTCTGGCCCCCGATCAGCGGCGACGACCCGTACTGTCTCACATGGCGcgtgatggtggaggcgaacaaCGCCAAGGGGTGGCGCACGGTGCCGGCGCAGTGCGTGGGCTACGTCCGCGGGTACATGGCCTGGGGCCAGTACTACCGGGACGTGGGCGCCGTCGCGGAGGAGGCGGCCGCCTACGCCGCCCAGGTCGCGCCGCCCGCCGGTGGCGACGACGGCCGCGACGCCTGGGTGCTCGACGTCGACGACACCTGCCTGTCCAACCAGCCCTACTACCAAGTGAAGCAGTTCGG GGCGTGGGCGAGCAGGGCGATCTGCCCGGGGATACCTGCGATGCAATGGCTGTTCCAGACGCTGAGAAGCCGAGGGTTCAGGGTGTTCCTGGTGACTGGGAGGGACGAAGAGACCCTGGGCTCCTGCACCGCCGCCAATCTCGCCGCCGCCGGCTTCTCGGGGTACGACCGTCTCATCATGAG AGGCGCTTTGTACCGTGGGCAGAGCTCGGTGGCGTTCAAGTCGGCGGTGCGGAGGCAGCTGGTGGAGGAGCAGGGGTACCGGATCCGCGGCAACGTGGGCGACCAGTGGAGCGACCTGCAGGGCGACTGCGCAGGGGACCGCGTCTTCAAGATGCCCAACCCCATGTACTTCGTCCCATGA
- the LOC136547495 gene encoding acid phosphatase 1-like isoform X1 — translation MAAHSMMTTTARLATLAVALVLPWLEAAAGAPWFWPPISGDDPYCLTWRVMVEANNAKGWRTVPAQCVGYVRGYMAWGQYYRDVGAVAEEAAAYAAQVAPPAGGDDGRDAWVLDVDDTCLSNQPYYQVKQFGAYDPVAFRAWASRAICPGIPAMQWLFQTLRSRGFRVFLVTGRDEETLGSCTAANLAAAGFSGYDRLIMRGALYRGQSSVAFKSAVRRQLVEEQGYRIRGNVGDQWSDLQGDCAGDRVFKMPNPMYFVP, via the exons ATGGCGGCGCACTCGATGATGACGACAACCGCTCGCCTCGCGACGCTGGCCGTCGCCTTGGTCCTGCCGTGGCTGGAGGCCGCCGCGGGGGCGCCGTGGTTCTGGCCCCCGATCAGCGGCGACGACCCGTACTGTCTCACATGGCGcgtgatggtggaggcgaacaaCGCCAAGGGGTGGCGCACGGTGCCGGCGCAGTGCGTGGGCTACGTCCGCGGGTACATGGCCTGGGGCCAGTACTACCGGGACGTGGGCGCCGTCGCGGAGGAGGCGGCCGCCTACGCCGCCCAGGTCGCGCCGCCCGCCGGTGGCGACGACGGCCGCGACGCCTGGGTGCTCGACGTCGACGACACCTGCCTGTCCAACCAGCCCTACTACCAAGTGAAGCAGTTCGG GGCGTATGATCCGGTGGCTTTCAGGGCGTGGGCGAGCAGGGCGATCTGCCCGGGGATACCTGCGATGCAATGGCTGTTCCAGACGCTGAGAAGCCGAGGGTTCAGGGTGTTCCTGGTGACTGGGAGGGACGAAGAGACCCTGGGCTCCTGCACCGCCGCCAATCTCGCCGCCGCCGGCTTCTCGGGGTACGACCGTCTCATCATGAG AGGCGCTTTGTACCGTGGGCAGAGCTCGGTGGCGTTCAAGTCGGCGGTGCGGAGGCAGCTGGTGGAGGAGCAGGGGTACCGGATCCGCGGCAACGTGGGCGACCAGTGGAGCGACCTGCAGGGCGACTGCGCAGGGGACCGCGTCTTCAAGATGCCCAACCCCATGTACTTCGTCCCATGA